Genomic DNA from Haloactinomyces albus:
CAGTAGGGGCCGTGGGTGTGCGAAAGCGAAGCTCGGGGCGAAACGGAACCAGTCGACGTTCGCGACCGCGAGCGCGGCGCGATCGTCCCGCAGCGCGATCTCGAGACCACGGAGGGCGACCTCCGGAGCCATCGGTTCCACCCCGCGGCGACGAAGCTGCACCGCCACTTCGTCGCTCACCATGCCACCCCGGGCCCACGGGCCCCAGTGCATCACCGTGGCAGGCAGCCCCCCGCCTCGTCGACACCGCGCCAGTCCGTCCAGGAATGCATTCGCCGCCGCATAAGCACCCTGTTCACCGGAGCCCCAGAAACCCGCGATGCTGCCGTAGAGAACGAACGCCTCCAACGCGTCGGAGCCGACGAGTGCGTGGAGATTCGCGGCGCCGGTGACCTTCGACGCCATTTGGCGCTCGATGACCTCGGCGTCGAGCTCCGTGAGCGGGACCGACTCGGTCGTGCCCGCGGCGTGGAACACGGCGCGCACCGGCTCGTCGAGACTGCTCAACAGACGTTCGAGCTCGTCCCGCTCGGCCACATCGCAGCACGCGATGGTCACCCGTGCCCCGAGCTCTTCCAACTCCTGCCGCAACTCCCCGGCCCCCGGAGCCTGCTCACCACGCCGCGAGAGCAATACCAGATGCAAGCGACCACGACGACGCCCGGCCAGCCACCGTGCGGTATGCGCACCGAGACCACCGGTGCCACCCGTGATCAACACCGTCCCCGCGAAGGCGACGTCCTCTCCACCGTGCGACAGACGAGTGCGACCGAGGCGCCGAACCATGCGGCAGGCTCCGGTCGCCTCGTCCGGGCGCAGCGCGATCTGGTCCTCGTCGTCGTGGGCAGTCAGCACCGACGGAAGCTCCGCGAGCGCCTCCGGAGCAAGGTCCTCCGGCACGTCGACGAGCGCACCGAGACGGTCGGGACGTTCGAGACCGACGACACGGCCGAATCCCCAGACCAACGATTGGAGAGGATGATGCACCACCTCCTCATCGGTCGTCGAGACCGCACCGCGTGTCACGCACCAGAACCGGGTGGTGCTCGGCGTTCGTTCCAGCACCTCGACGAGACCGACGATGCGGGACAGTTCGGCAGCGAGCTCCGAGGGGGCGCACGAATCCTCGTGGGTGAACGCTCCCGCCAGGAGCACTCCCGCCCACCGTTCCGCCTCGATGCGTGCCACGGCCGGAGCCGGGTCGGTCGCCACCGCGGTGCGCTCGACGTCGACGCCCGCCGCTTCCAGGGCCCGCGCAGTCGCGTCGACCACGGGGTCGTCGCTTGCCGCGAGCAACAACCAGCGATCGCCGGAGGAACTCGAACTCCCGGTTGGCGGGGGTGCCGGCTCCCAGTGCTCGTCGTAGAGCCACTCGGACAGGGCGGCTTCTGCCTCGTGGCGCCGATACCAGGCGGCCATGTGCGGCACGAGTGAGGTCAGGTTGGACCGCAACTCTGCCGGGAGCGCGAGGAGATCGGCGACCTCATCGGTTTTCTCGGCGGTGACGGCGTTCCGGAGCGCATCGTCCGCGAACTCGTTACCGCGCGACGGCCCGTTGTTCAAAGTGGGTGCCGCGTCGATCCAGTAGTGCTGGTGTTGGAACGCATACGTCGGCAGTAGGACAGGATGGGCGTCCGTGCCGGTGTAGAAGGTGTGCCAGTCGGGTTGGTGTCCGGTGGTGTGCAGTGTGCCCAGTGCGGTGGCGAACGCCGCGGGCTCATCGGTCTTACCGGACTGGCCGGGTTGTCTGGTCTGGCTGTGCAGGGTGGGGACGAATGTCGCAGGCTGTTCGTCGGGCACGCATTGTGCGGCCATGGCGCTGGCGGTGTTGTCCGGCCCGCATTCCACGAAGGTGTCCGTCCCGGCGGCGAGTGCTGTTGCGATGCCGTCGTGGAACCGCACCGCTTCACGGGCATGCCGGGCCCAGTAGTGGGAAGAGGTGAGTTCCTCGGTGGTCAGGGGTTGGCCGGTGCGGTTGCTGATCACCGGGATGTTCGGTTCACCGAACTCGCACTCCGCGGCCACTCGTTCGAGTTCCGGGAGTGCGGTGTCCATGTGTCCGCTGTGGAACGCGTGACTGACCGACAACCGCCGCGTCTTCCGACCACGATCCTCGAACTCGGCGGCCACCTGGTGGACGGCCTGCGCGTCGCCGGAGACCACGCACTGCCCCGGCCCGTTGACCGCCGCCAACCACGCGCCCTCCGGCACCATCGCCCGAATCTCCTCTTCGGAGGCTTGCAGCGAGAGCATGATTCCGTCGGTGCGGCACTGCTGCATCGTCCGCCCCCGAGTGGCCACCAGTTTCGCCGCGTCCGCCAGCGGCACGGCCCCCGATGCGTACACCGCCGACAACTCACCAATCGAGTGGCCCACCAGCACACCGGGAGTGATCCCCAACCGTTGGAGCCGGTGGAACAGCGCCACTTCGAGGGTGAACAACGCCGGTTGGATGTACTCCGTCCGCGCCAGGTACTCAGCCGCTTCGGTGTCCGGCTCGGCCCACAGCACCGACAACAACGGCCGGTCCAGAAACCGGTCGAACGCCGACGCGATCTCCTCCAGATCGGCGCGAAAGACATCGTCCACGGCGGCCAGCTCGCGGCCCATGCCCAGGCGTTGGCTGCCCTGGCCGGTGAACAGCACCCCCACCGCGCCCGCAGAGGATCCCGCAGACACACGCACACCCGCAGAACGTGCACCCTGGCCGAGTGCGCGCAGGCCGGCCACCGCCGCCCCTCGCGAGGAGGCCACCACCGAGCCGCGATGCTCGAACGTTTTGCGCCGTGTCGCCAGAGTGCACCCCACATCCGCCAGCGACACACCCGACTCTTCCTCCAGGTACGCCGCCAACCGCTCCGCATTCGCCCGCAGCGCCGACTCACTACGACCGGAAACAAGAATCGGCACCGCACACTCAGCCAACTGAGACCTCGAATCGGCCGCCCCCACCTCGGGCGCTTCCGACTCGGAAGTTTCGACCTCGGGCGCTTCTTCGACGATCACGTGCGCGTTCGTACCCGAGATCCCGAACGAACTCACCCCCGCACGGCGCACGTCCGTCTCGTCCCACCAAGGCACCGCTTCGTCAAGAAGTCGCACCTGCCCCGAGGACCAGTCCACATGTGGGGTGGGCTGGTCGGCATACAACGAGCGTGGCAACTCTCCATGCTGGAGCGCGAGCACCATCTTCATCACCCCGGCGATCCCTGCCGCCGCGCGGGTGTCCCAGGTTCGACTTGATCGAGCCCACATGCAGCGGCATGTCTTCCGTATGTGCCCGGCCGTACGTCGCCTGTAGTGCGTTGGTCTCGATCGGGTCGCCGAGCGTGGTGCCGGTGCCGTGTGCCTCGACGGCATCCACCTCCGACGGCTCGAGCCCACCCGCCGCGAGAGCGGAACGAATGACGCGTTCCTGGGCCGGCCCGTTCGGCGCCGTGAGCCCCTGGCTGCGACCGTCCTGATTCACCGCGCTCGACCGCAGCACGGCGAGGATGTCGTGGTCGTTGGCCCGCGCGTCCGACAGTCGCTCCAGCAGCACCATCCCGCAGCCCTCGGACCAACCCACACCGTCCGCCGCGTCCGCAAACGGCTTGCACCGACCGTCCGGTGAGACCAGTCGTTCGCGGCTGAAGGCGACGAGCGGCACGGGGGTGGCCATCACCGTCACTCCGCCCGCGAAGGCGAGATCGCACTCACCACGCCGCAGGGCCTCCATCGCCTGATGGATACTCACCAGCGAGGAACTGCACGCCGTGTCCACCGACACCGCAGGTCCCTGCAGCCCCAGCGTGTAGGAAATGCGGCCGGACGCCGTGCTGTTCGCGACACCGGTCGCCACGTGACCGTCGAGTTGATCGAGCTCGCCGGACTGGATGATGTAGCCACTCGACTGAATGCCGAGATAGACCCCGGTGAGGCTGCGGTCGAGCGACGACGGTGGCAGCCCCGCCCGTTCGATGGCCTCCCAGGACGTCTCCAGCAACAACCGCTGCTGCGGATCAAGCCGCTCCGCCTCCCGCGGACTGATCCCGAAAAACTCCGGATCGAACAACCCCGCATCACGGAGGAAGCCGCCCTGGTTCGTGCTTGATCGACCGGCGGCATCCGGATCCGGGTCGTAGAGCCGCTCGATTTCCCAACCGGGACGATCCGGGAAGCCGGCGATCGCATCACGCCCCTCCGCGAGGAGCCGCCACAGCGCCTCCGGCGTGTCCACCCCGCCCGGGTAGCGCCCCGCCATCGACACGATCGCAATCGGTTCGTCCGGCGCGCGCCGTGCGGCCACGACATCGACCCGCGCCGTCCCCGACGCGGTGTCGCGCATCGTGGTCGCGAGGAACCGTGTGAGTTCCCTCGGAGTGGGGTGGTCGAACAACAGACTTGCCGGAAGCTTCTCGCCAACGAGAGCCGCAAGACGATTGCGGGATTCCACGGCCATCAGCGAGTCGAGGCCGAGATCGCGGACCGGTCCGTCGACCGGGACAGCCGCCGCTTCCGGCAGACCCAGGACCGTGGCGAGTTCGCCGCGCACCATCTCGACCAACACTGCCTCGCGCTCGGACTCGGAAAGGCCGGCGAGGCGCTCGGCGAGCTGCGACCCCTTGACCGTCCCCGCGGCTCGCCGGAAGCGGCGGCGCACGAGACCCCGCAGGAGCGCGGGGAGTGCGCCTTCCTTCGCCCGGTGTTCGAGCCGACTGCGGTCGAACGGGATCGGGGCGAGGAGCGCTTCGGGCCGTCCGAGGGCTTCGTCGAGAAGTCGCATGCCGAGCTCGGGGTCGATCGGGAGGCCACCCATCTGCCCCAGCCGGTGCTGGAGCAGATCGTCGAGGCTGGTCGCGAGGCCCACCTCGGTCCACACGCCCCAGGCGAGACTTACCGCGGGCAAGCCCATGCGTCGCCGCCGCGCCGCGAGCGAGTCGAGGGCCGCGTTCGCCGCGGCGTAGTTGGCCTGTCCCGCACTGCCGAGGGTTCCTGCGGCGGACGAGAACACGACGAAAGCCGACAACGGCAGATCCGCCGTGAGCTCGTGCAGATGGAACGCCGCGTCGATCTTGGGGCGCAGCACCGTGTCGACTCGCTCCGGCGTGAGATCCGTGAGGAGCCCGTCGTCGAGGACCGCCGCGGTGTGGAACACAGCCGTCAGCGGACGCTCCGCAGGCACGGAATCAAGGACGGCCGCGAGCGCTGTCCGGTCGGACACGTCGCAGGCGTGCACCGTCACCGTGGCCGCGCCCGCCGCTTCCAGCTCCGCCACGAGCTCGGCGGCCCCACTCGCCGCGGGCCCGGACCGCGACACCAGAGCGAGGTGCCGAATCCCGTGCTCGGCGATGAGGTGGTGCGCGAGGACGCGAGCAAGGCCGCCCGTACCGCCGGTGATGAGCACGGTCCCGTGGGTGTTCCAGGTGGGCGCCGCCGGCTCTTCCGCGCGATCCACGGGCAGCAGCCGGAGCGCGGCGAGTATTCCGCCGCGCAGGACGAGCTGAGGCTCGTCGTGCGGGAGCCGAGCCACGAGGTCGTCGATCGCATCCGGAGGTCCGTCGGTTTCCGTCTCCGTGTCCACCAGAACGAGTGGCCGATCCGGATGTTCCTCCTGGAACGCGCGCCCGATCCCCCAGAGCGCCCCCATGGCGGGAGACGGCAAGGCTTCCGCCGAGCCGCCCTCGGTGGCCCGGCGCGTGAGCCAGACGACTCGGGTATCGCCGAGATCGTCCTCGGCCAGCCATCCTTTCAGCCAGGCGAGGGCGCGGTGGGTCAGGTCGCGGACGGCGGCGGGTGTCGCGTCCGTGTCGGGCCAACGGACGACCAGGGCGGACGCCCCCTCCTCCCGCACGCGATCCGCGAGCGCGGCGAAGTCGGGCGCGGCAACGTCGACCTCCAGGTAGCCGGTCGCCGGTCCCGTCGGCGTGTCCGCCACGGCGTCAGGGATGGGATCGCCGACGACGTGATAGAGCGACGACGGCGCCGTTGCCGCGGCCGAGTCCGCCACCTCCCGGATCCGCGCCTCCGTGACCGCCTCGGTGGCCACCGCGCCGATCGTCGCGACCGGATCGCCCGCGGGGTCGAAGAGCGCGAGGCGAACCCGTCCCTCGGCTGCTCGCGTCACCCGCGCTCGGATCGTCGTCGCCCCGACCGCGTGGAGCATCGCGTCCGTGACCGTGCACGGCAGGTGCACCGTATCGTCCTCGTCGGAGCGGGGAAGGATTCGCGTCGCGGCTGCGAGCGCCGCCTCGACGAGCGCCGGGTGCGCCCCGAACGACTCGGCCTCGTCCTGAACCTCCTCCGGCAGCGACGCCTCGACGACGACCTCGTCGTCGGTGATCCAGCCCCGCGTGACCGTCCGAAAGGTCGGCCCGTACGCGTGTCCGTCGTCGTCGAGCGACGCGTAGAGCCCGTCGACGTCGAGGGGAGTGGCCCCCGGCGGCGGCCCGCCGCCGGGGGTGACGGGCGC
This window encodes:
- a CDS encoding SDR family NAD(P)-dependent oxidoreductase — translated: MPRSLYADQPTPHVDWSSGQVRLLDEAVPWWDETDVRRAGVSSFGISGTNAHVIVEEAPEVETSESEAPEVGAADSRSQLAECAVPILVSGRSESALRANAERLAAYLEEESGVSLADVGCTLATRRKTFEHRGSVVASSRGAAVAGLRALGQGARSAGVRVSAGSSAGAVGVLFTGQGSQRLGMGRELAAVDDVFRADLEEIASAFDRFLDRPLLSVLWAEPDTEAAEYLARTEYIQPALFTLEVALFHRLQRLGITPGVLVGHSIGELSAVYASGAVPLADAAKLVATRGRTMQQCRTDGIMLSLQASEEEIRAMVPEGAWLAAVNGPGQCVVSGDAQAVHQVAAEFEDRGRKTRRLSVSHAFHSGHMDTALPELERVAAECEFGEPNIPVISNRTGQPLTTEELTSSHYWARHAREAVRFHDGIATALAAGTDTFVECGPDNTASAMAAQCVPDEQPATFVPTLHSQTRQPGQSGKTDEPAAFATALGTLHTTGHQPDWHTFYTGTDAHPVLLPTYAFQHQHYWIDAAPTLNNGPSRGNEFADDALRNAVTAEKTDEVADLLALPAELRSNLTSLVPHMAAWYRRHEAEAALSEWLYDEHWEPAPPPTGSSSSSGDRWLLLAASDDPVVDATARALEAAGVDVERTAVATDPAPAVARIEAERWAGVLLAGAFTHEDSCAPSELAAELSRIVGLVEVLERTPSTTRFWCVTRGAVSTTDEEVVHHPLQSLVWGFGRVVGLERPDRLGALVDVPEDLAPEALAELPSVLTAHDDEDQIALRPDEATGACRMVRRLGRTRLSHGGEDVAFAGTVLITGGTGGLGAHTARWLAGRRRGRLHLVLLSRRGEQAPGAGELRQELEELGARVTIACCDVAERDELERLLSSLDEPVRAVFHAAGTTESVPLTELDAEVIERQMASKVTGAANLHALVGSDALEAFVLYGSIAGFWGSGEQGAYAAANAFLDGLARCRRGGGLPATVMHWGPWARGGMVSDEVAVQLRRRGVEPMAPEVALRGLEIALRDDRAALAVANVDWFRFAPSFAFAHPRPLLLGVEEARHALAEISSTEHHDGKSLLHTRLRDAAPEERAEVALNAVCEEVAAVLGMAGAEAVPVDRPFQELGLDSLMAVEVQKRLSALVDQKLSPSLLFDYPTARALSEFVLGLVHPKRDELAEAREALEVLQRIPAERLEQEGLMKQLVGLVFHTQDGAAANDEGSSDTAADAGDELFGRLDAQFSKLRDLG